A genome region from Armatimonadota bacterium includes the following:
- a CDS encoding Gfo/Idh/MocA family oxidoreductase, which translates to MQESGVGVIGFGFIGRVHAHAHLSLPLFYDPLPLRTRLTAVCAPSESSRRRALLQAPFVAAEKEVSTLLARDDVQLVHICTPNDSHADVAIQALAAGKHVYCDKPLARTLAEAESIAAAAAASDRVFQLTYNYRFLPATMRARELVEDGILGRLLSFRVAYLHAGYVSRDRPWTWRTSFARSGGGACMDLGTHAVDLLRYLTGTETALEGGGEIEAVTAVMATHTTTRRDADGEQHSVDVDDLTLATLRLEGGAVGSVEASRIATGAQDELRLELHGEAGAIRFNLMEPGWLDVYDNRLPEAPGGGDRGFKRLEAAMRFPPPYQLGATKNPIGWLNSHIHSVYRFVENVARSENGLPVTAGTPTVWDGLAAQRVIDACLRSAAEGGVWVSTGSDAGRPW; encoded by the coding sequence ATGCAAGAGTCCGGCGTCGGTGTCATCGGCTTTGGCTTTATCGGACGCGTTCACGCGCACGCACACTTAAGCCTCCCACTGTTTTATGATCCTTTACCGCTTCGAACGCGTTTGACAGCGGTTTGCGCGCCGTCGGAATCGTCACGCCGGCGTGCGCTTCTGCAGGCGCCATTCGTTGCTGCCGAAAAAGAGGTCTCCACTCTGCTGGCGCGCGACGATGTGCAGCTGGTGCACATCTGTACGCCCAACGATTCGCATGCGGATGTAGCGATACAGGCCCTTGCGGCCGGCAAGCATGTTTACTGCGACAAGCCGTTGGCCCGAACATTGGCGGAGGCGGAGAGCATTGCCGCAGCGGCTGCGGCCAGTGACCGGGTTTTTCAGTTGACGTATAACTACCGTTTCCTGCCGGCGACAATGCGCGCGCGCGAGCTTGTAGAGGACGGGATTCTTGGTCGCTTGCTGTCGTTTCGCGTGGCATATCTTCATGCCGGCTATGTTTCCAGGGATCGGCCCTGGACATGGCGAACGTCGTTTGCCCGGAGTGGAGGTGGCGCCTGTATGGACCTCGGCACGCACGCTGTGGATCTGCTCCGGTATTTGACCGGGACCGAAACAGCCCTAGAAGGCGGCGGAGAAATCGAGGCCGTCACCGCTGTGATGGCCACGCACACAACGACGCGACGGGACGCAGATGGAGAGCAACATAGCGTGGACGTGGACGACCTGACGCTGGCAACTCTGCGCCTGGAGGGCGGCGCGGTTGGATCGGTGGAAGCTTCGCGGATCGCTACGGGCGCACAGGATGAGCTGCGCCTGGAGCTGCACGGGGAGGCTGGAGCAATTCGCTTCAACCTCATGGAACCTGGTTGGCTGGACGTTTACGACAACCGACTGCCGGAAGCGCCGGGTGGCGGGGATCGCGGGTTTAAGAGACTTGAGGCCGCAATGCGTTTCCCTCCGCCGTATCAGCTTGGGGCTACCAAGAACCCGATCGGCTGGCTAAACAGTCACATTCACTCCGTTTATCGATTTGTAGAGAACGTGGCGCGAAGCGAGAACGGCTTACCGGTAACGGCTGGTACTCCCACCGTATGGGACGGCCTTGCCGCCCAGCGCGTCATCGACGCCTGTCTCCGCTCTGCCGCGGAAGGAGGGGTGTGGGTGAGCACTGGGTCCGACGCAGGTCGGCCGTGGTAA
- a CDS encoding heavy metal-binding domain-containing protein, which yields MSNEPMSTAGLPEAALRRLGEMLPSATKKGLFTSDLSVNELTLVRESGFEPLGLVMGSSIYHIGFQMTGIFQSQELSVLTQAMYQARELAMTRMEEEASLLGADGVVGVRLVVNQSAWGEGLAEFMAIGTAIKRSDGQSFRCDDGKPFTSDLSGQDFWTLLRTGYRPLALVMGACVYFVAYQGVLKALKQMGRNVEMDNYTQALYDARELALSRIQAEAEARNADGIIGQRVQESNYAWGSHVIEFFSIGTAVRAWPNPGSILVPAPVISLTD from the coding sequence ATGTCGAACGAACCGATGTCAACCGCAGGATTGCCGGAGGCCGCACTGCGCCGCCTGGGCGAGATGCTGCCCAGCGCAACCAAAAAGGGACTGTTCACGAGCGATCTCTCGGTGAACGAGCTGACCCTGGTTCGGGAGTCTGGATTTGAACCGCTCGGGCTGGTTATGGGCAGCTCTATCTATCACATCGGCTTCCAGATGACCGGAATCTTTCAGAGTCAGGAGCTTTCGGTACTGACGCAGGCGATGTATCAGGCGCGCGAACTGGCGATGACACGGATGGAGGAAGAGGCATCCCTCCTCGGCGCCGACGGCGTGGTTGGCGTGCGCCTGGTGGTGAACCAGTCGGCATGGGGCGAGGGTCTGGCGGAGTTCATGGCGATCGGAACCGCGATCAAGCGGAGCGACGGACAGTCGTTTCGCTGCGACGACGGCAAGCCGTTCACCTCGGATCTGAGTGGCCAGGACTTCTGGACACTCCTTCGGACGGGCTACCGTCCACTGGCGTTGGTGATGGGCGCCTGCGTTTACTTTGTAGCCTACCAGGGGGTCCTCAAGGCGCTGAAGCAGATGGGTCGCAACGTGGAGATGGATAACTACACGCAGGCGCTCTACGACGCTCGTGAGTTGGCGCTTTCGCGTATTCAAGCAGAAGCCGAGGCACGGAATGCCGACGGCATCATCGGGCAGCGCGTACAGGAATCCAACTATGCGTGGGGCAGCCATGTGATCGAGTTCTTCTCGATAGGCACTGCCGTGCGAGCCTGGCCGAATCCCGGCTCCATACTCGTGCCGGCGCCCGTTATTTCGCTCACCGATTGA
- a CDS encoding dienelactone hydrolase family protein, which produces MTSHNNDKKADSAETTATRRDLLAGAAASVLVRAGSGQTDREMTPTERALADSSIAHANCAIPPGPSASDRATINGFLAEPHRKGKRAGVIVIHEIFGVTDHIKSIACRFAEAGYTAVAPDFFSRKGAPPDAAGGFQPLMEFVNRIPDKQVLGDIDSAAAYLNSLSNSSGRIGVAGFCYGGRFAMLSAAECPLVNAAAAWYGRIAAGGGDQKMAPLDVVASMHAPLIGHFGAEDTSIPVADVGRLRDALKAAHKSFELYEYAGAGHAFNNDTRPMYRPEAAHLSWERTLHWFARWLRSAA; this is translated from the coding sequence ATGACGTCTCACAACAACGACAAGAAGGCGGATAGTGCGGAGACCACGGCAACGCGGCGGGACCTCCTCGCTGGTGCGGCGGCTTCCGTGCTGGTGCGAGCCGGCAGCGGCCAGACCGACAGGGAAATGACACCGACGGAGCGTGCTCTCGCCGATTCCTCAATTGCACATGCTAATTGCGCGATACCTCCCGGCCCGTCTGCTTCTGACCGCGCCACCATCAACGGCTTCCTGGCCGAGCCGCACCGCAAGGGCAAGCGGGCAGGCGTGATCGTCATTCACGAGATATTCGGCGTTACGGATCACATAAAGAGCATCGCGTGCAGGTTCGCGGAGGCCGGCTATACGGCGGTCGCGCCGGATTTCTTCTCACGCAAAGGCGCGCCGCCGGATGCGGCCGGCGGCTTTCAGCCCCTGATGGAATTCGTAAACCGTATTCCTGATAAACAGGTGCTGGGCGATATCGACTCTGCTGCCGCGTATCTCAATAGCCTTTCGAATTCGAGCGGGAGGATCGGTGTCGCCGGCTTTTGCTATGGCGGTAGATTCGCCATGCTTTCAGCCGCTGAGTGCCCGCTGGTCAACGCCGCCGCGGCGTGGTACGGTCGAATCGCGGCCGGAGGTGGCGACCAGAAGATGGCTCCGCTCGATGTGGTCGCGAGCATGCATGCCCCGCTCATCGGCCATTTCGGTGCGGAAGATACGTCAATTCCCGTGGCCGACGTCGGCAGGCTGCGCGATGCACTGAAAGCCGCCCATAAGAGCTTCGAGTTGTACGAATACGCGGGAGCTGGCCACGCCTTCAACAACGATACGCGGCCCATGTACCGCCCCGAGGCAGCGCACCTGTCGTGGGAACGTACTCTCCATTGGTTTGCCAGATGGCTGCGATCGGCGGCGTGA
- a CDS encoding NAD(P)-dependent alcohol dehydrogenase — MRQVELAGGFGFQHLNFTEATVPEPGYGEVLVRIEAASLNSRDVRMVQGAYNPRQPLPLVPLSDGAGTIASVGPGTAGWSVGDRVAGCFMPLWTSGRMTHEASRATLGGPLPGMLREYAVLPAAGVVRAPAHLDAVETAALPCAAVTAWNALFGSGCIQPGEWVATLGTGGVSLFALQLAHQAGARVLVSSSSGSKLDRARSLGSDAVINYSEDENWGSTVRKMCDGGVDHVVELGGSGTLEQSLKAVAPGGTISLIGALAGITGEVNLTPVLNKAVRIQGVWVGSREHFQSLNRAMEAASMHPCIDRVFLFDEAVRAFEYFASGSHFGKVVIRLQES, encoded by the coding sequence ATGCGGCAGGTTGAACTTGCAGGCGGATTTGGATTTCAGCATCTCAACTTCACCGAAGCCACCGTTCCAGAACCTGGTTATGGCGAGGTCCTCGTTCGCATTGAGGCTGCCAGCCTGAACTCCCGAGACGTGCGGATGGTTCAGGGCGCGTACAATCCGAGACAGCCGCTGCCACTCGTGCCGCTCTCCGACGGCGCCGGTACCATCGCGTCGGTTGGTCCTGGTACCGCCGGTTGGTCGGTTGGCGATAGAGTGGCCGGCTGCTTTATGCCGCTATGGACCTCCGGGCGAATGACTCATGAGGCGTCACGTGCAACGCTCGGCGGTCCGCTCCCGGGAATGCTCCGTGAATACGCCGTGCTGCCGGCAGCCGGCGTCGTGCGGGCGCCGGCGCATCTGGACGCCGTGGAAACGGCCGCCCTGCCCTGCGCGGCTGTCACGGCATGGAATGCGTTGTTTGGCTCCGGCTGTATTCAGCCGGGAGAGTGGGTGGCAACGCTGGGTACCGGCGGCGTCAGTCTTTTCGCGCTGCAGTTGGCCCACCAAGCCGGCGCAAGAGTTCTGGTTTCCAGCAGCAGCGGTTCCAAACTGGACCGTGCCCGATCCCTGGGTTCGGATGCCGTGATCAACTACTCCGAAGACGAGAATTGGGGGTCGACCGTTAGAAAGATGTGCGATGGCGGTGTTGATCACGTGGTAGAACTGGGTGGGTCCGGAACGCTGGAACAGTCCCTCAAGGCGGTGGCGCCCGGGGGCACAATCTCACTGATTGGCGCCCTCGCGGGTATCACCGGCGAGGTCAATCTAACACCGGTTCTCAACAAGGCTGTACGGATCCAGGGCGTTTGGGTTGGTTCGCGCGAGCATTTCCAGAGCCTCAATCGAGCTATGGAAGCGGCATCGATGCACCCGTGTATTGACAGGGTCTTTCTATTTGACGAGGCTGTTCGTGCGTTCGAGTATTTTGCGAGCGGTTCGCACTTCGGCAAGGTCGTCATTCGTCTACAGGAATCCTAG